Proteins encoded within one genomic window of Cyprinus carpio isolate SPL01 chromosome B22, ASM1834038v1, whole genome shotgun sequence:
- the creb3l3a gene encoding cyclic AMP-responsive element-binding protein 3-like protein 3-A: MEHYSDQGGEGLELLDLLFDKNDGILRHETMGPQIDQLWPVQDPHMMMPAQGNEDFFNALLGGYDSVSESPDWSPSPSDSGISEDPHSDHIDSPPPTASPPLEPRISVSQAQHNLNTNFPFNFNGWETGFFPDRAEGMQHASETPQAEPTTGFPLTVKDLLLSGTPEPATKVSQQSYQELVLTEDEKRLLAKDGVTLPNQFPLTKYEERILKKIRRKIRNKQSAQESRKKKKEYIDGLESRMAACSAHNQELQRKVFQLEKCNISLMEQLRRLQAMVMNGSNKTAQTGTCILVIIYFFYLIVVLHLLLFMVIRFSQHGDFSPLRVQSRSLHNLQSSRVLRALEHPFSVSEDSKMLPRFSEDKSMVEIASLLGGLHRRQELTNYDSESHNHSLDQHDDHHHGDPITGHVATVTLNPRRGSRRSPHAGDM, translated from the exons ATGGAGCACTATTCAGACCAG GGTGGTGAAGGGTTAGAACTGCTCGATTTGCTCTTTGATAAGAATGATGGCATCTTACGGCATGAGACTATGGGACCACAAATCGATCAGCTTTGGCCAGTTCAAGATCCTCAT ATGATGATGCCCGCTCAGGGCAACGAGGACTTCTTCAACGCACTTTTAGGTGGGTACGACTCTGTTTCTGAATCTCCAGATTGGTCGCCCTCTCCTAGCGACAGCGGAATCAGCGAAGATCCTCATTCGGATCACATTGACAGTCCGCCGCCAACCGCAAGCCCTCCTTTGGAGCCTCGCATTTCCGTATCCCAGGCGCAACACAATCTCAACACCAACTTCCCATTTAATTTCA ATGGCTGGGAGACTGGCTTCTTCCCAGACAGGGCTGAAGGGATGCAGCATGCATCTGAAACGCCACAGGCAGAACCGACCACTGGATTCCCTCTAACTGTCAAGGACCTGCTGCTATCTGGCACACCAGAGCCT GCCACGAAGGTGTCCCAGCAGTCCTACCAGGAGCTGGTTCTCACAGAGGATGAGAAACGACTACTTGCCAAGGATGGAGTGACTCTGCCAAATCAGTTTCCGCTTACCAA GTACGAGGAAAGGATTCTGAAGAAAATCCGACGGAAGATCCGCAACAAGCAGTCGGCCCAAGAGAgtaggaagaagaagaaagaatacATTGACGGCCTGGAGAGCAG AATGGCGGCATGCAGCGCACACAACCAGGAGCTGCAGAGGAAAGTCTTCCAGCTGGAGAAATGCAACAT CTCCCTGATGGAACAATTACGTCGGCTGCAGGCGATGGTCATGAATGGATCCAACAAAACGGCCCAGACTGGGACCTGCATTCTGGTAA taatttactttttttacttgaTTGTTGTGCTTCATTTGTTGCTGTTCATGGTTATAAGGTTCAGCCAACATGGAGACTTCAGCCCACTGAGAG TTCAGTCACGGTCCCTGCACAACCTTCAGTCTTCCCGCGTGCTGCGGGCCCTGGAGCATCCGTTCTCTGTGTCTGAGGACTCCAAAATGCTCCCGCGCTTCTCTGAGGATAAAAGTATGGTGGAGATAGCGTCGCTGCTGGGAGGACTTCACAGGAGACAAGAATTAACCAATTACGATTCTGAATCTCACAACCACAGTTTAGACCAGCATGACGACCATCACCATGGAGACCCCATCACTGGGCATGTAGCGACAGTGACCTTGAATCCACGACGTGGCTCAAGACGGAGTCCTCATGCTGGTGATATGTGA